The Brevibacterium atlanticum genome segment CCCGGTGACGAGGTTGAGCACGCCGGCCGGGAGGAGATCGGCGATGAGTTCGACGAATTTCAGTGTCGACAGCGGCGTCTGTTCCGAGGGTTTGAGCACGAGGGTGTTCCCCGCGGCCAGAATCGGTCCGATCTTCCACGCGGCCATGAGCAGCGGATAGTTCCACGGCACGACGACGCCCACGACCCCGACAGGTTCGCGCAGGATCACCGAGGTGTGCCCTTCGACGTAGTCGCCCGAACCCATCTCGGTGAAGGCGCGACCGGCTCCAGCGGCGAAGCGGAAGACGTCGGCGGACATCGAGATGTCGTCCTCGGACACGACCCGTGGCTTCCCGGTATTGAGCGATTCGAGGCGGATGAGCAGATCGGCGTTCTCTTCGACCCGATCGGCGATAGCGAAGAGGATGTCCGCACGTTGCTTCGGTGTCGTCGCCCGCCACGCTGTCAAGGCCCGGCGGGCCGCAACCACGGCGGAATCGACATCCCCGGCGGTGCCTTCGGCCACCTCGGCGATGGCGGTGCCGTCGGCGGGATTGACGATCGTTGTCGTGGTCACTGACGCTGAGTCCTCACCTGCGCCGCCGACGAACGAACCATCGATGAAGTGGGTGAGCGGCGGGAACTCGTCGGCGGTGACGAGCGGGCTCGTCGATTCGCCGCGGACTATGGTGGGTTCGGTGGTGACGGTCATGGGGCCTCCGCTTCGTCGGTTCGGCTGTCGGGAGCTGCCGAATTCCATCGACAGGATGTGATCACATTATCTGCTCAAGTGACCGCGGCGCAATGGGTGAGTGTGAAGAGAGGGCTGCCTCGGCGAGGTTAGACTGTCGAGCATGACTGAGACCGCAGGTGAACCCGGTGTGCGCATCGGGGATCAGGTGTTCGAAGCGATGCAGGCGAAGATCCTCAGCGGTGAGTATCCCAGCGGTCATCGCCTGCGTATCCGCCAGCTCGCCGCCGAGCTCGGCACGTCCGTGATGCCGGTGCGCGAATCGATCGCTCGGCTCGAGGAGGTCGGACTCGTCGAGACCAGCCCGCATCGCGGCGGGGTCGTCAAGGCGTTCACCGCCGAGGAGCTCCTGCAGATCTACGCCGTGCGCCTGCTGCTCGAAGCCGAGGCGACGGTCAATGGTGTGGCCGGTCTGGATGCGGACGGGCGAGCGCGGCTCGATGAGGAGTTCGCCGCGATGGAGTCGGCACTTGCGGACGGCGACGCCTCGACCTACCTCGACCACGACGAGGAGCTGCTGGCGACGATCTACTCGGCCGGCGGCAATCCCGTCCTCGTCGACACGATCCGAATGCTGTGGCTGCGGTGCAGGGCCTACAAGCTCGTCGGCGCTCGCCGCGCACTCGAATCCGGCGACCTGTCGCCGCTCCTCGAGCATCAGCGCCGCCTCATGGAGGCGGTCGACGCCGGCGACGCCGACGCGGCCCGCACGGCCGCCGAACAGTCGCTGTCGGACGCGATCGAGCGCATCCGCAGCGTGCTCGACCAGCAGAGCTGAGTTGCTGCCCGCGGCAGGGCTGAGCCGGCGGGATTGCTGGAAGTCCTTGACGGCGAACCGTGCCTGAACTGAGGACGAGGCGATCCGAAAGGACCGGGCTCAGTGTGCGTGCACCGGAAGCACCACCTCGCAGTCGGGGATCTGTCCGTCGGTGGGCGGAGAATAGAATTCCCGCGGCGGACCCGACCGGGTGAGCCCGAGCTGTTTCGCTCGAGTCTCAACGGCGTCGAACGCTCCGAGGATCCGGGGGAACTGCACGTCTGCGCGGCGTACGGGAGTGAATAGCTGGGTCTGGGCGGATTCGACGCGATGTGCCCGATCCGAGTGGCGAATGGGCACGCAGACTTCGATAGGGCCGTCGGATTCCCAGCCGACCTGGCCGTGGTAGATGACGAAGAGTGGGCCGGCGATTCCGCCGCGATCACTCGCGAGCGCGATGAGTCGGTCGGCGCATGTATGGATGACCTCGGGGAGTTCCTTGGCTGAGGTGTGGCGAGTCGAGCTCAGTACCGGCAGCCTCGGTGATCTGCGGCTCTTCACGTCGTACCCCGGGACCGGTGGCTGCTCATCACCGTCGAGAGACCCGCGGTCGACGGCGTGTTCGAGGAATCGTGCCAGTGTCTGTCGTCTGTCGTGCTCGACCGATGCTGCCTCGCGATGACGTGCGATCATCTCCGCCTGGTCGTGGGCAGGCAAGGCGAGCAGGTCGCCGATGTCGACGAGCGACATATCGATTCGCCGGAGCATCGAGATCAGCCGGGCCACAGTGACCTGGTCCCTGCTGTACCTGCGGTACCCGGTGCCCGGGTCCACGGAGTTCGGCGACAGTAGTCCGTTGCGGTCATAGATCCGCAGAGCCTTCGGCGACAGCCAGGTGGCGGTGGAGAATTCGCCGATCGTCAGGTGACCGGTCATCCGTGCCTCCTGCTCAGCTCGACGGTGTGCCCCCTCCTCTTGGCGAGTATAGGCCAGCGGCCGTCGTCGGAGATTGCCGAGCGTCTCCCCTCTCATACTGTCTTGAACAGCAGCTCGGTCACCCATTTCGATGGATCGGGCTCCTCACTCGGGTCAGTGAGGAAGTGCTCGGCGTGGCCGGTCCACGGCCTTCCGTCTGCGTCAACAGGGGTGCTCAGAACTCGTCCTTCGGTCTCGGCCCACGCACGGATCTTCGCCTGAGCGGCGGGAATTCCGTCTGGCGAACCGATATGGCGGCCGACGACGTAGACCCCGGCGGGCAGGTGGCCCAACTGCAGTCCGGTGGAGGGGGTGACCGCCTCGGCGAGGGGAACGCCGACGGTGAGATCGACGGGTTCGCTCGGGTCCCCGACGAATCGATAGACATAGAGTGGCCCGCCCGCGGGGGCGGTCTCATGCTCCGCGAGCCACTGATAGATCCGAGGGATCGCGTCATTGGGGCCATCTGGAGCGCCGAATTCGGTGAATCGAGCGGTGAACGGGACCCCGATATAGGGGATCTCTGGGCGCTGCTGGACGGAGATGTTGAGTGTCATGGTGATGCTCCTTAGGGTGTCGTCCTGTTGATCACGAGTCGCGGACCCGCTGGTTCCCACTGAAGTGCCTGCCCCTGGGGCAAGGTCAAGGAAACGGTCGACATCGACGGGATAATCTCTTGCCGAATAATGTGATCACATTTTAGGGTGTGGGCAGGAGTCGGTGCGATGGAGCATCGGCGCTTACGAGAGAGGGGGTGTTCCCCATGAAGGATGCGGTCATCGTCGGAGGCGGACTCGCTGGACTGTCCGCAGCATGGCGGCTGCGGAACTGGGATATCACGGTGTTGGAGTCGAACCACAGAGTCGGAGGGCGA includes the following:
- a CDS encoding GntR family transcriptional regulator, whose amino-acid sequence is MTETAGEPGVRIGDQVFEAMQAKILSGEYPSGHRLRIRQLAAELGTSVMPVRESIARLEEVGLVETSPHRGGVVKAFTAEELLQIYAVRLLLEAEATVNGVAGLDADGRARLDEEFAAMESALADGDASTYLDHDEELLATIYSAGGNPVLVDTIRMLWLRCRAYKLVGARRALESGDLSPLLEHQRRLMEAVDAGDADAARTAAEQSLSDAIERIRSVLDQQS
- a CDS encoding MerR family transcriptional regulator, encoding MTGHLTIGEFSTATWLSPKALRIYDRNGLLSPNSVDPGTGYRRYSRDQVTVARLISMLRRIDMSLVDIGDLLALPAHDQAEMIARHREAASVEHDRRQTLARFLEHAVDRGSLDGDEQPPVPGYDVKSRRSPRLPVLSSTRHTSAKELPEVIHTCADRLIALASDRGGIAGPLFVIYHGQVGWESDGPIEVCVPIRHSDRAHRVESAQTQLFTPVRRADVQFPRILGAFDAVETRAKQLGLTRSGPPREFYSPPTDGQIPDCEVVLPVHAH
- a CDS encoding GyrI-like domain-containing protein; translated protein: MTLNISVQQRPEIPYIGVPFTARFTEFGAPDGPNDAIPRIYQWLAEHETAPAGGPLYVYRFVGDPSEPVDLTVGVPLAEAVTPSTGLQLGHLPAGVYVVGRHIGSPDGIPAAQAKIRAWAETEGRVLSTPVDADGRPWTGHAEHFLTDPSEEPDPSKWVTELLFKTV